Proteins encoded by one window of uncultured Celeribacter sp.:
- a CDS encoding aa3-type cytochrome c oxidase subunit IV translates to MSDHKHGEMDISVQEKTFDGFIKWSIGVACASIFVLFIMAVFNS, encoded by the coding sequence ATGTCAGATCACAAACACGGCGAAATGGATATTTCGGTTCAGGAAAAGACCTTTGATGGCTTCATCAAATGGTCGATCGGAGTGGCCTGTGCCAGTATTTTCGTGTTGTTCATCATGGCTGTTTTCAACAGCTAA
- a CDS encoding DUF6173 family protein produces the protein MSDQIRTTAEAHEEAALPQARVVHADPETCTAEQKPLPNAMVRKPVEEKSAAEWAYERLILYIQNFEEQLDSEHEIAMGFAGSDTGVMRIEGIGFFDPDIVTFYGSDETGTKTQLIQHVTQLNVMLRALPKQAPMAPPARIGFRLVADLEQERGVEETEDAAKA, from the coding sequence ATGTCCGATCAAATCCGCACCACCGCAGAGGCGCACGAAGAGGCCGCGCTGCCGCAGGCCCGTGTGGTCCATGCCGACCCGGAGACCTGCACGGCGGAGCAGAAACCTCTGCCCAATGCCATGGTGCGCAAGCCGGTCGAGGAGAAAAGCGCCGCCGAATGGGCCTATGAGCGCCTGATCCTCTATATCCAGAATTTCGAGGAACAGCTCGACAGCGAACACGAAATCGCCATGGGCTTTGCGGGCTCTGACACCGGCGTGATGCGGATCGAGGGCATCGGCTTTTTCGACCCTGATATCGTGACCTTTTACGGCTCGGATGAGACGGGGACCAAGACCCAGCTCATTCAACACGTCACCCAACTGAACGTCATGCTGCGCGCTTTGCCGAAACAGGCGCCGATGGCGCCGCCCGCGCGGATCGGGTTCCGTCTTGTGGCCGATCTGGAACAGGAACGGGGTGTTGAGGAGACGGAAGATGCAGCCAAGGCGTGA
- a CDS encoding MBL fold metallo-hydrolase codes for MTEPIRTPFEPPELGGVVEIEPGVLWTRMPLPVPLAHVNVYAFDESEGWTVVDTGVDTRKSRGLWEAFMTGPLGGRPIKRVIVTHHHLDHVGLAGWLMSEHGAELLTSRTSYLMARMLQLDIQDAPTPEMCAFWRSCGMSEEVYEKRLSERPFNTADAVSPLPLGYTRLQDGGEIEIGGQIWDIRTGDGHAPEHLTFWRRDGALVIGGDQLLGGISPNLGVSATEPLGDPVGDWIASCERFVPHARDSQLVLTGHKLPYTGLPARLSHLIENHRHALARLTEVLSEPRTACDCFDVLFKRPIKEGEYGLAMVEAMAHCRHLERKGVVTGRLREDGAILWQTGA; via the coding sequence ATGACTGAACCGATCCGCACGCCCTTCGAGCCACCGGAATTGGGGGGCGTCGTCGAGATCGAACCCGGCGTGCTCTGGACCCGGATGCCTTTGCCGGTGCCGCTGGCTCATGTGAATGTCTATGCCTTCGACGAGAGCGAGGGATGGACTGTGGTGGACACCGGCGTGGACACCCGCAAAAGCCGTGGGCTTTGGGAGGCGTTCATGACGGGGCCTCTCGGCGGACGACCGATCAAGCGGGTGATCGTGACCCATCACCACCTCGACCACGTCGGCCTTGCGGGATGGTTGATGTCCGAACATGGCGCGGAGCTTTTGACCAGCCGGACCTCCTATCTCATGGCGCGTATGTTGCAGCTTGATATTCAGGACGCTCCGACGCCTGAAATGTGTGCTTTCTGGCGGTCCTGCGGGATGTCTGAGGAGGTCTACGAGAAACGTCTCTCCGAGCGCCCCTTCAACACCGCCGATGCCGTCAGCCCGCTGCCACTCGGATACACGCGATTGCAGGACGGGGGCGAGATCGAGATCGGCGGACAAATCTGGGACATTCGCACGGGCGATGGCCACGCGCCCGAACATCTGACGTTTTGGCGCCGCGATGGGGCCCTGGTCATCGGTGGCGATCAGCTTTTGGGCGGCATTTCCCCGAATCTTGGTGTCTCTGCGACCGAACCCTTGGGCGATCCCGTGGGCGATTGGATTGCCTCCTGCGAGCGCTTCGTGCCGCACGCGCGCGACAGTCAGTTGGTTCTGACCGGGCATAAATTGCCCTACACCGGGCTGCCCGCGCGGCTCAGCCATTTGATCGAAAACCACCGCCATGCTCTGGCGCGTTTGACCGAAGTCCTGTCGGAGCCGCGCACCGCCTGCGACTGTTTCGATGTGCTGTTCAAACGTCCGATCAAAGAGGGCGAATATGGCCTCGCGATGGTCGAGGCCATGGCGCATTGTCGTCACCTCGAACGCAAAGGCGTTGTGACTGGACGCCTGCGCGAAGATGGTGCCATCCTGTGGCAAACAGGAGCGTAA
- a CDS encoding acyl-CoA dehydrogenase, which yields MTYRAPVSDYQFILDHIVDFASVLESDSFEDVDAETIAAILSEAGKLASDVVAPLDRGGDLTPAVLSDGVVKTSPGFAEAHGQIAEGGWIGMLADPENGGMGLPLTVATAVNEMMSGGCLSLSLQPLMTQGQIEALEHHASDAIKEQYIPKLISGEWTGTMNLTESGAGSDVGALRTKAERNDDGSYAITGQKIFITWGDNDFSENVCHLVLARLPDGGPGTKGISLFMVPKILPNEDGSLGEANSLHVVSLEHKLGIHGSPTCVMAYEGAKGWLVGEEHQGMKCMFTMMNNARLGVGVQGVGIAEAATQKALAYAQDRVQGKSPLGNEGAGIIDHADVRRMLATMRADTYVARAIALACGVALDLGRKDPDQQARGAFLIPIAKAFSTDIGHEVAQIGVQVHGGMGFIEETGAAQYARDARITSIYEGTNGIQAMDLVGRKLMDGGDAAFGILDEIEVFAEAARATLPKRAKAVWNAAETLREGVEAMLALPMNDRFAGAVPFLRAFARVLGGYYHLKAAISEGGDGPRARLAAFYINRMLPEHTALLAQARLGAEDIYALAPEDLTA from the coding sequence ATGACCTATCGCGCGCCGGTTTCGGATTATCAGTTCATTCTCGATCACATCGTCGATTTCGCCTCCGTCCTGGAGAGCGACAGTTTCGAAGATGTGGATGCGGAGACCATCGCGGCGATCCTGTCTGAGGCTGGCAAGCTCGCCAGCGATGTGGTTGCGCCGCTGGACCGTGGCGGTGATCTGACGCCTGCTGTGCTCTCCGACGGTGTGGTCAAAACTTCACCCGGTTTTGCCGAGGCGCATGGTCAGATTGCCGAGGGCGGTTGGATCGGGATGCTGGCCGACCCTGAAAATGGCGGTATGGGCCTGCCTTTGACGGTGGCGACGGCGGTCAATGAGATGATGTCCGGCGGCTGTTTGTCGCTGTCGCTTCAACCCTTGATGACCCAAGGCCAGATCGAGGCGCTGGAACACCACGCCTCGGATGCGATCAAAGAGCAGTATATTCCAAAGCTCATCTCTGGCGAATGGACCGGGACGATGAACCTGACGGAATCGGGTGCGGGCTCGGATGTCGGCGCGTTGCGGACCAAGGCGGAGCGCAACGATGATGGGTCTTACGCCATCACCGGCCAGAAGATTTTCATCACATGGGGCGACAATGATTTCTCCGAGAACGTCTGCCACCTCGTGCTGGCGCGCCTGCCTGATGGCGGTCCGGGGACGAAAGGCATTTCGCTCTTCATGGTGCCGAAAATCCTGCCGAATGAAGACGGGTCTTTGGGCGAGGCCAATAGCCTGCATGTGGTCAGCCTTGAGCACAAACTCGGCATCCACGGCTCGCCGACCTGTGTCATGGCCTATGAGGGCGCCAAGGGGTGGCTCGTGGGCGAAGAACACCAGGGCATGAAATGCATGTTCACCATGATGAACAACGCGCGTCTGGGCGTCGGTGTTCAGGGCGTCGGCATCGCCGAGGCCGCGACGCAAAAGGCGCTGGCCTATGCGCAAGATCGCGTTCAAGGGAAATCGCCCTTGGGCAATGAGGGCGCGGGGATCATCGACCACGCCGATGTGCGCCGGATGCTGGCGACGATGCGGGCGGACACCTATGTGGCGCGCGCGATTGCTCTGGCCTGCGGTGTGGCGTTGGACCTCGGGCGCAAGGACCCGGATCAACAGGCGCGTGGTGCGTTTCTCATTCCGATCGCCAAGGCGTTTTCCACCGACATCGGCCATGAGGTGGCTCAAATCGGCGTGCAGGTGCATGGCGGCATGGGCTTCATCGAGGAAACCGGTGCGGCGCAATATGCCCGCGACGCGCGGATCACCTCGATCTACGAGGGCACGAATGGCATTCAGGCGATGGACCTTGTGGGCCGCAAACTGATGGACGGCGGTGACGCCGCCTTTGGGATTTTGGACGAGATCGAGGTCTTTGCCGAAGCGGCGCGCGCGACGCTTCCGAAGCGGGCCAAAGCCGTCTGGAACGCCGCCGAGACGCTCCGCGAAGGTGTCGAGGCGATGCTGGCGCTGCCGATGAACGACCGGTTCGCGGGCGCCGTGCCCTTCCTGCGCGCCTTTGCCCGCGTGCTGGGTGGCTATTATCACCTCAAGGCCGCGATCTCTGAGGGCGGCGATGGTCCGCGCGCGCGCCTTGCAGCTTTCTATATCAACCGTATGCTGCCCGAGCACACCGCTCTTCTGGCGCAGGCGCGTTTGGGGGCGGAGGATATTTACGCCTTGGCCCCAGAGGACCTGACTGCCTGA
- a CDS encoding YqgE/AlgH family protein, translating to MSSDLTGKLLIAMPGIGDPRFDNAVVFMCAHSDEGAMGLMINKRSADIAVADVLDQLEIRPSPDMRPLPVHFGGPVEVGRGFVLHSTDYDADHASMSVSHDYAMTASREILRDMALGGGPLERLLCLGYAGWGPGQLEGEIAQNGWLSCDADRDIIFSTPDAQKWEAALNSLGVSPALLSGDAGRA from the coding sequence ATGTCTTCTGATTTGACGGGCAAACTCTTGATCGCGATGCCGGGCATCGGAGATCCGCGTTTTGACAACGCGGTCGTCTTTATGTGCGCGCATTCCGATGAGGGCGCGATGGGCTTGATGATCAACAAGCGCTCCGCGGACATCGCCGTCGCCGATGTCCTCGATCAGCTGGAGATTCGCCCAAGCCCCGACATGCGGCCCTTGCCCGTTCATTTCGGCGGGCCGGTCGAGGTCGGGCGCGGGTTCGTGTTGCATTCGACGGATTATGACGCCGATCATGCCTCGATGTCGGTGAGCCATGATTATGCCATGACCGCCTCGCGCGAGATTCTGCGCGATATGGCACTGGGGGGCGGGCCTTTGGAGCGGCTCTTGTGCCTCGGCTATGCGGGGTGGGGGCCCGGCCAGCTTGAAGGCGAGATCGCGCAAAACGGCTGGCTCAGTTGCGATGCGGATCGCGACATCATCTTTTCCACGCCCGATGCGCAGAAATGGGAAGCGGCGCTCAACTCTCTGGGCGTCAGCCCCGCACTTTTGTCCGGTGACGCCGGGAGGGCCTGA
- a CDS encoding protein-disulfide reductase DsbD domain-containing protein produces the protein MKRTLAPFATALSLALSTPVAAQEAADMARIDILPGWQMDNGHRMAAIRIRLAPGWHTYWRSPGESGIPPSFNLAGSDNLSHMELHWPVPELFSDNGMWYLGYEHELILPIELVPEANGDIHLSGTMDLGVCKDICMPMQAQLNATLTPEGKGSMSPQIKAALADRPTPVANAKCNASPLSDGMRLTAHLTLPSLPSNAVAVIEHPDRSVWVSEAQMQRKGGTLEVQSDLVPTEAQPFFIDRSALTISVIGGGRAYEAQGCTGG, from the coding sequence ATGAAAAGAACACTTGCGCCTTTTGCCACCGCTTTGTCCCTTGCCCTCTCCACCCCTGTCGCCGCACAGGAGGCGGCGGATATGGCCCGGATCGACATCCTGCCGGGGTGGCAAATGGACAACGGGCACCGCATGGCCGCGATCCGCATTCGCCTCGCCCCCGGTTGGCACACCTATTGGCGCAGCCCCGGTGAAAGCGGCATTCCCCCGAGTTTCAACCTCGCAGGATCGGACAACCTGTCCCATATGGAGTTGCACTGGCCCGTGCCGGAGCTCTTTTCCGACAATGGCATGTGGTATCTCGGCTATGAGCATGAGCTGATCCTGCCGATTGAACTGGTCCCCGAGGCCAATGGTGACATTCATCTGAGCGGCACGATGGATTTGGGCGTCTGCAAAGACATCTGCATGCCGATGCAGGCGCAGCTGAACGCGACGCTCACGCCTGAGGGCAAAGGGTCCATGAGTCCTCAGATCAAGGCCGCGCTGGCGGATCGCCCGACTCCCGTGGCCAATGCGAAATGCAATGCGTCACCTCTGAGCGACGGGATGCGCCTCACCGCGCATTTGACCCTGCCGTCACTGCCTTCAAATGCGGTCGCCGTGATCGAACACCCCGACCGTTCCGTTTGGGTGTCTGAGGCCCAGATGCAGCGTAAGGGCGGCACTTTGGAGGTGCAAAGCGATCTGGTGCCCACAGAGGCGCAGCCGTTTTTCATCGACCGTTCGGCCCTGACCATCTCCGTCATAGGCGGCGGGCGGGCCTATGAGGCGCAGGGCTGCACCGGGGGCTAA